The DNA window GCTGTAAGCTACAATGCTATTTTATTCATCCCAGAGAAAATGCCATTTGATTTTTATACAAAAGAATTTGAAAAGGGCTTAGAGTTGTATTCAAATGGCGTATTAATTATGAATAAATGTGCAGACTTGCTGCCCGACTATTTCAGCTTTGTAAAGGGAATGGTGGATTCAGAAGATTTGTCACTTAATATATCCAGAGAGGTGCTGCAGCATGATAGGCAGTTGAAGCTTATCGCTAAAAACATTAAAACAAAAATAAAAAGCGAGTTGGAAAATTTACTAAAAAATGGTAGGATTAAGTATGAGGAGTTTTACAAATCCTTCGGAAGGCAACTGAAGTACGGCATATATAGTGATTACGGAAGCAACAAGGATGTACTGCAAGATTTGCTGATGTTTTATTCATCAAAAGAGAAAAAGATGGTTACTTTAGATGAATACGTTTCCAGGATGCCTGAAGAGCAAAAATATATTTATTATGCGGCAGGGGAAACAAACGAAAGAATTGAGAAAATGCCGCAGACAGAATCGGTATCAGATAAGGGCTACGAAATCTTATACTTTACTGATGATGTGGATGAGTTTGCAATAAGAATGATAATGACATATAAAGAAAAGGAATTCAAATCTGTATCAAGCAGTGACTTGGGTATAGAAAATGAAGAAAATGAAAGCTCATCCGACTCAGATGAGAAGGAAAGCAAAGAGCTGTTCGAATACATGAAAGGTATTTTGTCGGGTAAGGTTAGCGATGTTAGAGCATCTAAAAGACTGAAAAACCATGCTGTATGTCTATCCAACGATGGTGAGCTTACGATAGAAATGGAGAAAATACTAAACGCCATGCCTAACAATCAGAATATAAAAGCAGACAAGGTTCTGGAAATAAACGTTAACCATGATGTGTTTAAATCCTTGAAGGAAGCTTATGAAAAAGATAAAGCTAAATTGAATTTATATACAGATTTATTGTATAGTCAAGCTCTTCTTGTCGAGGGGTTAACCATAGATGATCCGGTAGAATTCACGAATAACATATGTAAGCTAATGATGTAAACAGAAGTTGATTCCAGCATTTATGTCAATTTGCCTTCGAGTTTTGGAGTGTATGCGGGTAATGTAATTATTTTTTTAACAATCCTGTACACATGTATTAATATACATTAAAATATATATTAATAGTAGCGCTGCAATAGTGCTATATAAAAAAATAAGGGGGCAAGTGTATGGATGGAGGAAGTTTACAGATTTTGATTGCCATGGCTTCATATGTGGCAGTGGTTATCGGTATAGGAGTGTATTACTCAAAGCGCGCCAGTGAAAGCAGCGACAACTATCTTATCGGTGGCAGATCCCTGGGTCCATGGGTTGTTGCAATGGGTGCTGAGGCCTCTGACATGAGCGGGTGGCTTTTAATGGGACTCCCTGGAGTTGCATATTTCTTCGGTTTCAGTGATGCGGCATGGACTGCAATAGGACTTGGTATAGGTACTTATTTAAACTGGTTGTTTGTAGCTAGGAGACTTCGTACATACTCACACATTGCCGGAGATTCAATAACAATTCCTGATTTTATCAGCAACAGATACAAAGAAGAGAAAAAAGTTATAATGACAATAGCAGCACTTTTCATTTTGGTATTCTTTAGTGTTTATGCTGCAAGTTGTTTTGTTACGGTAGGAAAGCTATTTAGTACATTGTTTGGCGTAAAATATGTATATATGATGATTGTAGGGGCTTTATTCGTAGTTTTTTATACCTTTATAGGCGGCTTCTTAGCTGAAAGCGCATCGGATTTTATGCAGGGTATTGTAATGTTCTTTGCCTTGACTTCTGTGTTAATAGCCGGCGTTTCCGCTGCTGGAGGCATTTCTGCTGTTGTTGAAAATGCAAAGGCAATACCGGGGTTCTTTGATTTCTTCGGAATTGCTCAGCCTACGCTTGTAAATGGGGTTCAGCAAATTGGTGAGGCGGGCAAGCCTTTGTTCGGCGAAGCAGGCAGCTATGGGTTATTAACCATAATATCAACACTTTCCTGGGGACTGGGCTATTTTGGCATGCCGCAGGTTTTATTGAAATTTATGGCTATCAAAAAAGCAAGTGATCTTAAATTATCCAGAAGGATTGCGATTATATGGGTTATTATTTCCCTTGGTGCTGCTGTAGCAATTGGCATGATTGGAAGAATATTGTTTCCGGCTGCTCTGCTTACACAAAGCGCGTCAGAAAGTATATTTATACTAATGTCTACTAATTTCTTCGTTCCATTATTTGCTGGAATTGTTATGGCAGGTATTCTGGCAGCAACCATTAGTTCATCAGATTCGTACTTGCTTATTGCAGCTTCTGCATTTTCAAAAAATATCTATCAAGGCATTATGAAAAAAGAAGCTAGTGATAAAGCAGTTTTATATGTATCCAGGGTTACATTAGTTGTAATAGCTGCTATTGCAATGTTTATTGCCATAGATGAAAACAGTATTATTTTCAAAGTGGTTTCATTTGCATGGGCGGGCTTTGGGGCAACCTTTGGACCGGTTATGTTGTTTTCACTATTTTGGAAAAGAACCACAAGAAGCGGTGCAATTGCGGGCATGCTGGCTGGCGGCGGAATGGTCTTCATATGGAAGCTGATTCTTAAACCTATGGGAGGAGTTTTTGGAATATACGAATTGTTCCCAGCATTTGTAGTATCCTGTATTGCCATAGTGATATTCTCTCTATTATCCAAAGAGCCATCGAAAGAAATACAAGATGAGTTCGAGCTTGCAAGGACACAAACCAAAGGGTAATTGTAAGATAGGGAGAAGAGTGGTATAATATGCTATAAATTCTTGAATTAAGAAAGGTAGGATAAAAAAAGTGGATAATTATGATGTAATTCTGGACTTTTTCAGCAAGGCGGAAAAGCCGGTCGGTGCAGGGCAGATTGCAACTGCAACAGGCATAGACAGGAAAGAAGTTGACAAAGTGATGACTAAGCTCAAAAAAGAGGAAAAAATAGTTTCTCCTAAGGTTTGTTTTTGGGAGTTAAAAAGAATATAGTAAAGAATTGCTTTATTAATAACTGCCACAGATTGAGATGCTGGAAAGTATCTTGAACTGTGGTTTTTTATATAAAAGCATATTATTTCATATTGTCTATTGTAAATATAAATCATATTATATATAATTTATATATAATATGATTTATGGAGGAATATCATGGAGATTGCTGAATTCAAAAATATTGTTTGGGATTATACAAGGAAAATTGCAGAAAGTATGAATTGCATATTCGCACCTGTAAGTGAAGAATATGGATTAACTATGATACAAACAAGAATTCTTATGGAATTGTATAAATATGAGTCTCACACAATAGGCAGTTTAGCAGACAGCACGTGTATTGCAGGTGCAAATATTTCCGCCATGTGTAAAAAGCTTGAGGTTCAAGGTTTATTAGAACGTGCTAGAAACCGAGAGGATGAGAGAGTAGTGCTGGTGGCACTTACAAAGCTGGGGAAAGAGACTACGTTGGAAATAGATAGGCTTTGCAATGATAAGATCTCACAGCATCTGGCAAATGAGGCAGAAGAGACTTTTGAAGATATTATAGCAGGATTGCAGAAACTGGATGAGCTATTAAAAAAAATCAACTGTGTTGAAAAGAAATAGATTCAAACCCTATAAACGGAGAGAATTGAAATGGAGAGAATAATATGAAAGAAGAAAAGAATCCTAAAAAGTCAATTGTTTATTTTTATATTGCTACAATGATTATTGTACTAGTATTAAATACATTTGTTATTCCATCACTATTTAAGCAAGAGATCACCCAAGTAGACTATGGTACATTTCTGTCACAAATTGAAAGCGGGAAAGTAAAAACCGTAGAAATTCAGGAGAACCAAATTGCATTTACTCAAGTAAATGGCGCAGGTGAAGATAGTATTTATGTGACAGGGCGCGTAGATGACCCGGAGCTCGTGAATCGTCTTCATTCTGCTCATGTTGAATTTTCCAGGGTTATTCCAAAAGAAAATTCACCTTTAGTAAACTTTATATTTTCTTGGATTCTTCCAATTATTATTTTCATAGGAATTGGGCAGCTTCTTACCAACTCCATGCAAAAAAGAATGGGCGGCAATGCCATGACCTTTGGGAAGAGCAATGCCAAGGTATATGTCGAAGCGCAGACCGGCAAAACCTTTGCGGATGTGGCAGGACAAGATGAGGCAAAAGAGGCTTTGACTGAAATAGTGGATTTTATGCATAACCCGACGAGATATAAGGAAATTGGTGCAATCATGCCGAAGGGTGCATTGCTTGTAGGCCCTCCGGGTACTGGTAAAACGCTTCTTGCAAAAGCTGTGGCAGGTGAATCAAAAGTACCGTTTTTCTCGATTTCCGGTTCAGAATTTGTGGAGATGTTTGTAGGTATGGGCGCGGCGAGAGTGAGAGACCTTTTTAAACAAGCTCAGGCAAAGGCTCCTTGTATTGTATTTATCGATGAAATTGATACTATTGGTAAAAAACGTGACAATGGAGGAATTGGTGGTAATGATGAGCGGGAACAGACATTAAATCAGCTGTTGGCTGAGATGGACGGTTTTAATGGGGAAAAGGGTGTAGTAATTCTTGCAGCAACCAATAGACCTGACTCTCTTGACAAGGCTTTGCTCCGCCCCGGTAGATTTGACCGTCGTATTCCGGTAGAATTGCCGGATCTTGCGGGTCGTGAGGCTATTCTAAAGGTACATTCAAAAATAATAAAGTTAGGCAATGATGTAGATTTTAATGGAATAGCAAGAGCAACCTCCGGCGCATCCGGTGCTGAACTTGCCAATATAATAAATGAAGGAGCCTTGAGGGCGGTAAGATGCGGCCGCAAATATGTGGAGCAGATAGATTTGGAGGAAGCTGTGGAAGTTATAATTGCAGGATACCAGAGAAAAGGTGCTGTCATATCAGCAAAGGAAAAGAAAATTATTGCATATCATGAAATTGGACATGCAATTGTTGCGGCGAAACAGACTGAATCAGCACCTGTGCACAAGATAACAATAATACCTCGTACCTCAGGAGCACTAGGTTATACTATGCAGGTTTCAGAGGGCGAAAATGTGCTGATGACGCGAGAAGAGGCCTTGAATAAGGTTGCTACCTTTACTGGTGGCCGTGCCGCAGAGGAGCTGGTTTTTGAAACCTATACCTCAGGAGCATCCAATGATATTGAGCAAGCTACAAAAATAGCAAGGGCAATGGTCACTCGCTTGGGCATGAGCAAGGCCTTTGATATGATGGCGTTGGAGACAGTGACCAATCAGTATCTTGGAGGAGATTCTTCATTGGCATGCTCTTCAGATACAGCAGCTAAGATTGATGAAGAAGTATTGTCCATTATAAAAAATGCTCATGAGAAAGCAATCAATATTTTGAAAGATAATATGGACAAGCTTCACTTATTGTCCTCACACCTGCTTGAAAAGGAAACTATATCTGGTGATGAGTTTATGAAGATTTTGACTGCTTAGTGCGTATTAACATAACAGAATTCCAAAAGCAAGGTCGATGATTATGTTGGCTTTGCTTTTGCTTTTGTATCGACAAGTAAGGTTGTCAATGCTATCATTTGGATATAGCGACGGATAAGGACAAATAAGTTTGCGTTATTCACAAATGCTAATTAGAAAGAAAGGGGTGAAAGCAATGAAACAGATTTTTAATTTTCAAGATAGGCTCCGGGGATTGAACGATGCTATTGCGCGGTATCCGTTAACGACTGCATTTCTTTTGGCGGCTGCAGTCATTAATGCTTTTGATATCAGCACATCAAAGGACTATTCGAAATATCTTATAACCTTTGTGGTTGGTGCATTTCTGGGTGCAGTGGTGCAGGTAGCTTATGAGCGATTTTTTTGTAAATCTGTCAGCCGCGTGATTTTAATGGGTACGGCAGTCTTGCTAACTGCAGGTTATTATCTTATAATCATGACAGCGCCCAAGCTGGGTATGGAGATCGGCATCAGGACGTCGGTTGCGCTGTTTGCCCTGCTTATTGCATTTATATGGGTGCCTGTGATAAAAAGCGAAATAAGCTTTAATGAAAGCTTTATGGCAACATTTAAAGCCTACTTTAATTCTCTGTTTTTCTCCGGTGTAATTCTGGGGGGTATATACATCATCATAGCAGCAGTTGACCAGCTTCTCTTCCCTGTGGATTATAAAGCCTATTCACATGCTGCCAATATTGTTTTCATTCTGTTTGCACCGATGTATTTTTTATCCCTTATACCTGTTTATCCTGGAACAGCAGATAAAGAAAAAATTGAAAGTGCAGCTCATTGTCCGAAGTTTTTGGAGATTCTCATCTCTTTTATTCTCATTCCTTTGATAGCGGTGTTTACAATAATTTTATTGATATATATAATCCGAAATATCGGAGGAAAATT is part of the Clostridia bacterium genome and encodes:
- the htpG gene encoding molecular chaperone HtpG, with translation MAKKQFKAESKRLLDMMINSIYTHREIFLRELISNASDAIDKIYYKALTDDSLSFDKDNYYIRIAADKKNRVLRISDTGIGMTKEELDDNLGVIAKSGSLSFKKENELKDGYDIIGQFGVGFYSAFMVADTVTVISKAFGSSEAFKWESKGAEGYTIEPCEKDSAGTDIILKIKENNEDEKFDEYLEEYRIKSIIKKYSDFIRYPIKMEMTGRRLKEGSEKEYEDYAEEKTINSMVPLWKKNKSELTQEDYDNFYSEKHYGHDNPIKHIHISADGAVSYNAILFIPEKMPFDFYTKEFEKGLELYSNGVLIMNKCADLLPDYFSFVKGMVDSEDLSLNISREVLQHDRQLKLIAKNIKTKIKSELENLLKNGRIKYEEFYKSFGRQLKYGIYSDYGSNKDVLQDLLMFYSSKEKKMVTLDEYVSRMPEEQKYIYYAAGETNERIEKMPQTESVSDKGYEILYFTDDVDEFAIRMIMTYKEKEFKSVSSSDLGIENEENESSSDSDEKESKELFEYMKGILSGKVSDVRASKRLKNHAVCLSNDGELTIEMEKILNAMPNNQNIKADKVLEINVNHDVFKSLKEAYEKDKAKLNLYTDLLYSQALLVEGLTIDDPVEFTNNICKLMM
- a CDS encoding sodium/proline symporter, with translation MDGGSLQILIAMASYVAVVIGIGVYYSKRASESSDNYLIGGRSLGPWVVAMGAEASDMSGWLLMGLPGVAYFFGFSDAAWTAIGLGIGTYLNWLFVARRLRTYSHIAGDSITIPDFISNRYKEEKKVIMTIAALFILVFFSVYAASCFVTVGKLFSTLFGVKYVYMMIVGALFVVFYTFIGGFLAESASDFMQGIVMFFALTSVLIAGVSAAGGISAVVENAKAIPGFFDFFGIAQPTLVNGVQQIGEAGKPLFGEAGSYGLLTIISTLSWGLGYFGMPQVLLKFMAIKKASDLKLSRRIAIIWVIISLGAAVAIGMIGRILFPAALLTQSASESIFILMSTNFFVPLFAGIVMAGILAATISSSDSYLLIAASAFSKNIYQGIMKKEASDKAVLYVSRVTLVVIAAIAMFIAIDENSIIFKVVSFAWAGFGATFGPVMLFSLFWKRTTRSGAIAGMLAGGGMVFIWKLILKPMGGVFGIYELFPAFVVSCIAIVIFSLLSKEPSKEIQDEFELARTQTKG
- a CDS encoding MarR family transcriptional regulator; translated protein: MDNYDVILDFFSKAEKPVGAGQIATATGIDRKEVDKVMTKLKKEEKIVSPKVCFWELKRI
- a CDS encoding MarR family winged helix-turn-helix transcriptional regulator; this translates as MEIAEFKNIVWDYTRKIAESMNCIFAPVSEEYGLTMIQTRILMELYKYESHTIGSLADSTCIAGANISAMCKKLEVQGLLERARNREDERVVLVALTKLGKETTLEIDRLCNDKISQHLANEAEETFEDIIAGLQKLDELLKKINCVEKK
- the ftsH gene encoding ATP-dependent zinc metalloprotease FtsH yields the protein MKEEKNPKKSIVYFYIATMIIVLVLNTFVIPSLFKQEITQVDYGTFLSQIESGKVKTVEIQENQIAFTQVNGAGEDSIYVTGRVDDPELVNRLHSAHVEFSRVIPKENSPLVNFIFSWILPIIIFIGIGQLLTNSMQKRMGGNAMTFGKSNAKVYVEAQTGKTFADVAGQDEAKEALTEIVDFMHNPTRYKEIGAIMPKGALLVGPPGTGKTLLAKAVAGESKVPFFSISGSEFVEMFVGMGAARVRDLFKQAQAKAPCIVFIDEIDTIGKKRDNGGIGGNDEREQTLNQLLAEMDGFNGEKGVVILAATNRPDSLDKALLRPGRFDRRIPVELPDLAGREAILKVHSKIIKLGNDVDFNGIARATSGASGAELANIINEGALRAVRCGRKYVEQIDLEEAVEVIIAGYQRKGAVISAKEKKIIAYHEIGHAIVAAKQTESAPVHKITIIPRTSGALGYTMQVSEGENVLMTREEALNKVATFTGGRAAEELVFETYTSGASNDIEQATKIARAMVTRLGMSKAFDMMALETVTNQYLGGDSSLACSSDTAAKIDEEVLSIIKNAHEKAINILKDNMDKLHLLSSHLLEKETISGDEFMKILTA